From Thermoflexus sp.:
AGGGGGTAGAGGGGGGCCATCCAATCCGGCAGCATCACCCCCCGATCCAGGGGATCTCGATCCGCGCCCTCCAGGCGGATCCGGATTCGAGGCCGCAGGAAGGCGGCCCAGAATCCTCCCAGGGTGAGTGCCGCTGCGACCACCATCGCCAGCTCCACGCTGCCCATCTCCTCCTCCCGCATCGGCGATGCGAAGTTCGCCCGTTACGATATCCCTATCTTGACGCTGATCGCCGGGCTACACCTCTGGCAGGATGGGATTCCCATAACGATCCAAGGGGATGAGCCCGGCCTTTCCCCGAGCAATGCCTACGGTCTCCTCCATCGAGAAATAGCGATCCATGATGTATTCCGAAACCAGCAACGATCCGAACCATCCTCCCACCACCAGGATCGGGTTGAGGGGGTTCGCCAGCAGAAGATCGCGAAACTCAGGGGCGGCAGACGAAAGGAGCACCAGTCCTCCGGCGCTCATTGCGATGATCATATAGATCTGGTTCTGCATCCCCCGCCCCCGGGCCCGGGCCACCTGCAGGATCCGCCGGATCCGATCCAGACTCTCAGAGACGGCTCCTACCAGATCCTGGATCCCGGCCCCGCCGGTGGCCAGCACTCCCAGCACCTGAGCGGCGGCGGTCACCACCGGATGGCCATAATCGCGGGCCCAGGCCCAGATCGCCTCCTCCCGTCCCTCGGGGCTGGCCCCCGCTCGCTCCAGCCGCCGTTCCAGATCGGATACGGCCTCCCGGGCCAGGGGCCCGGCGAGCTCCTTCGCCCGGGCCACCGCCTCCGACCGGGGAAGGCCGGCCCGCATCCCTCCGGCCACTCCCCGCAGGAACACCATCAGCTCCATTGCCAGCCGGAGCCGCCGCTCCGCCGCCTGCTCCCGGGCCCGGATGTAGTAAAACGTCGCCCCGAAGACCGCCAGCATAACGGCGGAAACCAGCCCCAGGCCGGCTACCAGGCCCAGGAAGAAGCCTCCCGCCGCCCACAGGGCGACGAACTGCAAGAAGAGAAAAGGCGGCATATCGATGCCCGCCGTCCGCAGGGTCCTTTCCAGCCCCAGTCGACCCCGGATCTCCCGGAACCCCTGGAGGGCCAGCAACTGCTCCCGGGGCCGGGCGATCGCCGCCAGCACCCCGGCACCCACGAGCACACCGATCAGGATGGCGATCCCATCCTCCATCCTTCCCTCCTTAGCCCTTAGCTACTTTTGCCTTCGAAGGGACAACAGCAGGAAGGCCCCGATCGCGCTGGCCTTCGCCAGCGGTGGAAGCTGCGGGGAAAACACAAGGGCACCCAGGAGGAGGACCCAGGCGATCATGGGCTCCGGTCGCTGGATCACCACACGTGGGTGCCGCCCCGCCAGGGCAGGCGTTCCAGCCCCAGCGCCTCGGCAGAGAACCCGGGCCGGATCGGTCGGGAAACCGGGGTCAGATGCCCATCCTCCCGGAAGAAGATGGTCCGAAGAACCGGGAGGTCGCCTTCCCCTTCCAGCTCCGGCATCACCTCGGCGATGGCCTCCACAAACCGGCGCATCCCCCCGCTTTCCTCTCGATAGGCCAGCACCGCCACAGCCGTCACCGCCTCTGCGAACATCATCGCCAGCGTCCGGATCGGCAGATCCCGGGCCTCCGGATGGCTCTGGGCCATCTGCAGATACCGGGACCACACCCGCTCGATGCTGTCGGTGTGGAGGGTGGTCACCTGGGGGCCGTGGCCGGTGTTGGCTGCCCGCAGGATCTCGAAGGCCTCCGGGCCCCGGGCCTCCCCCACCACGATCCCGTCCGGCCGCTCCCGCAGAGCCATCACCAGGAGATCAAAGGCCGTGAACGGCACGATGTCCTCCCCGGGAAGCCTGGGGCGGGTGAGCTTGTGCACCACGTTGCCCGGATCGCTCTCCGGGCGACCGTCCCAGAAGATCATCAGCTCATAGGAATCCTCAATGACCACCAGGCGGAACCGGCGGGCGGCCACCCGCAGCAGCGCCCGGGCCAGGGTGGTCTTCCCACAGCCCGTGGGCCCGGCGATGATAAGCGTCCCCTTACGGTCCAGCACGCCCACCAGATAATCCCGGGCTTCTGGGGACAGCACGCCCTCCCCAATTAGGCGCTCCAGGTCCGGTGCCCGGCCGGGTCGGGCGAGCCGGAGGGTGAGACAGCTGGAGGGGACAATGGGCGGCTCACTCCAGGAGACGCGGACGGTGAGGAAGCCGATGGGCTCAGGGAAGTCGAGGGAGAAGGCACCCTCCGCCGCCGGCTTGATGTCGTTAGGGGTCCGGAGGCCGAAGGCCTCACACAATCTGCGGATCCCACCCCACAGGCGGTCGGGGTCCTGGATCTCCCCCTGCCGCGTCCACCGGCCCCCCCGGAAGGCGTAGATGTAACGGCGATGCTGGATGGCAATATCCTCCACCCGGGGATCCGCGAGCAGCTCGTAAAGCTCCCCCCAGTCGAGCAGCTCCATGGCCGCTCGGGCCAGGACCTCAGGGCCCACCGAGGGGCCCAGCCGCTCCCGGGCCGCCCGCAGGGCATCGGCCGGCCGTGCCGGCCTCCCTCCGGTCAGCCGCGCCAGATGCGCCCGCATCTCTTCCAGGGCGTGAGCGGGAAGCACCTCCTTTGTGAAGGCCTGTCCTTCTATGGCTTCCACATGGGGCTCTGGAAACATGGGCACTTCTCCCGTGAAAGCTCCATCCGCCGCCGCTGAGCTGATGTGATCAAAGATTAAGGGATCCAGCGCCCGGAGGGCAGGACCCGGGATGCGGATTTCGCCCGGCTCAACGGCCTCCCCGCTCCAGCCGGACCCATTGGGCCTGCGGACCGGGGAGCGGGTAAAGGGCGCCATCCTCGACGCGCAGGATCCACGCCGAGTCCTCGCTGCCCCCCATCCCACCCCCGAAGCGCATCAGGTAAAAGCGCGTGTCCGGCGAGCACATCTCTGGTTCCAGCTCCTGGGGGTCATAAGCCCAGGAGATCCACTCAGGGAGAACCCCCTGGCGCTGAAAGGCCCTGATCCGCTCCGCTCGGGCCTCCTCGGTTCCGGAGACCAGCTCGTAGATGCCCCTCGCCATGTCCAGGCGATATACCCTGGATGGCAGGGACACCCCCTCTTCTCCTTCTTTGAACCTTTCGAAGACTTCCACAATCACCCATCGGTCCCGGGAAACGCAGAGGGGCCGCGCTTGCCAGCCCTCGATGAGATCCGCCGGGAGTGGGAACTCCCGAGTGGAGCCGTCTGGCCCAATCGTGCAGATGGCCTGTCCATCGCGGCACGCTTCCGCGCGGATGGAGGACGGCTCCGGAGCGCCGAGGGAGATGCCGGGCGGGGCCGGGGTGCAGACCGAACGGGTCGCAAGCGTCGCGCACAGCTCGATCGATTCCCCCTGCCGCCGCCCGAAAGCTTTTTGAAGACTCCTGTCTTCTCCTTCCCGGAGCGGGATCGGCCCCAGCCACCGCTGGCCATCCGTGAACCACAGGTCCGAACGCTCCCGCTCCCCGTCCTGCCGGTAGGTGTCCACCTCCAACGCGATCCAGTTCCCCTCCGTCTGGAAGCCATCCGGGAACGGGCGGGGCATAAAGGCCTGCGCCTTTGCAGCGGTGGGCCGGGCGGTCGGGGAGGCCGTCGCAGGGGGCGGCTTCGTCGGGGTCCGTGTCGGAGTGGGAACCCCCGCTCTCGTCGGCGTGGCCGTGGGCGGGATAGGGGCGGGGGTCTCCGGCGTTGCCGGTGTGAGGCGGGCCGGGGGCGAGCCGCAGCCGGCCCATCCCATCAGGATGAGGAATGCCCACCGCCGAACGCGCCCGCCGCTCATGGGATCCCTCCGGTTTCCGGGTTTCGAACGCTCAGTGCCCACCAGCTCCCCCCACGGGCCTGCCCGTCGATGCTGGCCACGAATTCCTCCCATCGGTAACGCTCCCGGGTGTTCTGATAGGGGTTATAAAGGGTGACATAGCGGCCGTCCGCTCCCTCTTCCAGCTCGCCCAGCGTCACCCAGTGGGGAACCGTGTTGGGATCCTCCGGGGTGGTATATGAAACCAGCCTGCCGTCCCCGGGATGGGCGCCCCGCCTCTCCTGGATCCGCACCAGCATCATGAGCTGTTCCCCGCGTTCCAAGCGCTCCCGGAGGCCGCGCCACAGCGCCTCTGGATCGCGCTGGCCATCCGGCAGGCGTGCCCGTTCCATTTCCGTTCCATAGGAGCGAGCGATCGCTTTGAGATCTTCTTCCCCCGTATAAAAGCCCAGGCCGCGCCGGCCCTTCTGCAGGCGGGATGCCACATCGTTCTGAATCCGCTCCCGGAAGCCCTTGTCGGCCATCCGCTCTGCGAGCATCCGATCCACCGCTTCCTGGGCCGTTACGGGCTGGCCCAGCGCCCGTAACGCCACGCTCAGCGCCACCGGCCCACATGCGGCATACCACCGGATCCGCCCATCTGGCTCCTGTAACCGCGCGATCTGATCCTCGGAAACGCCCGCCCGGCGCAGGATCTCCGCGTCAACGCGCATCTCAAACTGACTGGCGATCGGGCGCCCGTTCGCATCCACCGCCAGGGGGATGTCAGGCAATGGCCCGGAGGGAGCCCCAGAGAGGGACCAGAGCCCATGGGCGGCCTCCTGGAAAGCCTGATCCAGGCGGGCGATCCCGGTTTCGAGGGCCTGGGCCAGCCCAAGGCTTCGCTCGGCGATCTGCGCCCGGCGGGGCGTCTGGGCCGCCCAGGACCCTCCGAACTGCTCTCCGGGGACCGCCCGCACAGTTTCCGATAGCTGGCGGCCCACCATCTGCGCCTGCCGTTCCAGCTCCAGCCATCGTTCCGCCCACTGTCGCAACGCCTGGGCATATGAGCGGACTGCCTCGGGATGAACCCGCAGTCGATGTCCGTTTTCCATCCCCCTACCTCTGCCTCCTGAATATCGCGGGAAGTAGCTGGAGGCCTAGGGCCTCACACGTCCCATAGCAGCTCAAAGCGGATCAGCCCCTTTCCAACTTGGGTCAGCATCCAGATGGCCCGTCCCATTCCAGCTTACGGCTCGGGCAGCGCCTGAAGCATCCGGCTGACCTCCGCGATCGCCTCAGCGATCCGGGCCTCGCCCGCTCCGATCCGTTCGTCCAGCCGTCGGCGTGCCTCCAGCCAGCGCCGGAACTCCTCCAGCCGTCGCGCGGCCTCCTCGAGGTAGCCCTGGGCCGCCTCCCCCGACCACAGCGTCGGAAGCTCGCTCTGGATGGCCGCCGTCAGGCCAGCCAGGAGCTGCTCCGGCCGTTCATCCATCAGCAGGCGCCGGTAACTCTGGATCGCCTCCGGTTCGTGGACCAGCCATCCCCCCAGACCGCGCGGATCCACGCTCATCGCTGCCTCCGATTTCAGGTTTGGAATGAGAAAGGGAGCGCACAAGCGGGGGCTTCAGCCGCCCTCCTCCCTTCATTGGGGAAGATGGGCGAAGCGCGCCCCCTCCTGCTCCTCCGCTGTCCGCTGGGCCTCCACGATGCGGGCCAGATCGACCCCCAGCGCTTTCAGGCTGCGAGCGATCTCCGTTCCCGCCCGAACCCACTCCGCGCTCCGGGCCTGCAGCGCCTCAGCGAAGGGCGAGCGGCATTGCTCCTCCAACCCTCGGGCCGCTGCCTGGACCTGCTCCAGGTAGGCCTCGAGGTCCACACCGCCCTGTTCAATCCTCCGGGCGATGGCTAACATCGCATCGTAATCAAAGCGGCTGATCGACATCGGGCACCTCCATCAAT
This genomic window contains:
- a CDS encoding ATPase, T2SS/T4P/T4SS family: MFPEPHVEAIEGQAFTKEVLPAHALEEMRAHLARLTGGRPARPADALRAARERLGPSVGPEVLARAAMELLDWGELYELLADPRVEDIAIQHRRYIYAFRGGRWTRQGEIQDPDRLWGGIRRLCEAFGLRTPNDIKPAAEGAFSLDFPEPIGFLTVRVSWSEPPIVPSSCLTLRLARPGRAPDLERLIGEGVLSPEARDYLVGVLDRKGTLIIAGPTGCGKTTLARALLRVAARRFRLVVIEDSYELMIFWDGRPESDPGNVVHKLTRPRLPGEDIVPFTAFDLLVMALRERPDGIVVGEARGPEAFEILRAANTGHGPQVTTLHTDSIERVWSRYLQMAQSHPEARDLPIRTLAMMFAEAVTAVAVLAYREESGGMRRFVEAIAEVMPELEGEGDLPVLRTIFFREDGHLTPVSRPIRPGFSAEALGLERLPWRGGTHVW